GGTAGATGCCATTGAGGTAGTGCAGGACCTCGTCAAGACCGGGCATCGCCGAACCAGCGCTCGATGAAGGTCTCGTAGATCACCGTCAGCGTCTCGAGGTCTGTGACCGCCACCCGCTCGTCCACCATATGCATGGTCTGGCCGACGAGGCCGAACTCCACGACGGGGCAATAATCCTTGATGAAGCGTGCATCGGAGGTGCCGCCCGTCGTCGAAAGTTTTGGCGCACGGCCGGTAATCGCCTCTACCGCGCCGGACAGCGAGGCGATGAGCTGGTTGTTGCGCGTGAGGAAGACGTGGCTCGGCCGTTCGGCCCATTCGATATCGTAGCGCACGGCGTCGCGGCCGGGGCGGAGCCTTTCGTCCCGCGCGGCGGCATCGAGGCGGCGCACGATCTCGGCCATCACGGTCTCGGCCGTCCAGCTATCGTTGAAGCGGATGTTGAAGCTGGCGCTTGCCCGCGCCGGCACGACATTGGTGGCGCGGTTGCCGGTGTCGATTGTCGTCACTTCGAGGTTCGACGGCTGGAAGCTTTCCGTGCCGGCGTCGAAGGGCGGATGCATCAGTGCGTCGGTCAGCGCGATGACGCCGCGCACGGCATTGTCGGCCAGATGCGGATAGGCGGCGTGGCCCTGCACGCCATGGACGGTGATCGCACCGGAAACGGAGCCGCGCCGGCCGATCTTGATCATATCGCCGAGCTGGTCCGGATTGGTCGGCTCGCCGACGAGGCAGGCGTCCCAGCGCTCGCCGCGTGCCGCCGCCCATTCCAGGAGCTTGATCGTGCCGTTGACGGCCGGGCCTTCCTCGTCGCCGGTGATGAGGAAGGAGAGCGAACCTTTCGGCGGGCCGTTCTTCGCGATATGGCGCGCGACGGCGGCGACGAAGCAGGCGATACCGCCCTTCATGTCGACCGCGCCGCGGCCGAACATCTCGCCGTCGGCAATCTCCGCGCCGAACGGGTCATGCGTCCAGGCGGCCGCGTCGCCGACAGGCACCACGTCCGTATGGCCGGCGAACATCAGGTGCGGACCCTCGGTGCCGATGCGGGCGTAGAGGTTCTCGATATCGGGCATGCCCGGCTCGCGGGCGATCATGCGCTCGACGGTGAAGCCGAGCGGCTCCAGCATGGCGGCAAGCGCCGTCAGCGCGCCGCCCTCGGCGGGCGTCACGGAAGGGCAGCGGATGAGGGTTGCGAGGTTCTCGATCGGATTTGCGGAGATCATGGGCATGCGTCAGGGCACCTGAAAGGGAGGGAATCGAGGTGTAGCCGATCGTTGGGAGGCTGTCACGCGCGGCCGATGCGCGCGCTCAGTCCTTCGGCCGGTCCGGCAGGCGGCCGTAGTCGTTCGGACCGGGCGTGCCGGGCCAGACCATGAAGGCGACGAGCGCGAAGAAGGAAATGGCGGGAATGAAGAGGCAGATGATCAGCGCCAGCGGCAGGTTCATGTCGTGCAGCCGCTTGACCGTCATCATGATGGTGGAGACCGTCGAGACGATTGCGACGCCGAAGAACATGAAGGCCCAGAAAAGGAAGGCGGGATCCTCCTTCGGCAAGGTCATGATGCGGGCGAGCGTCGCCGAGAGCAGCATGAGCCAGAAAGCCCAGCCGAGCGCGAAGGGCGCCCGGCTCAGCCGGCCGGACCAGCCGAAGAAGAGCCAGGTGAGGTTCGGCCTCTGCCCTTCCGCGGCCGCCATGGCTTAGTCCCGCAGCAGTTCGTTGATGCCGGTCTTGGAGCGGGTCTGGGCGTCGACGCGCTTGACGATGACGGCGCAGTAGAGGCCGGGAGCCGGAAGGCCGTTCGGCATGGTCTTGTCGGAAGGCATGGAGCCGGCGACGACGACGGAATAGGGCGGCACCTCGCCATAGGTCACCTCGCCCGTCGCGCGGTCGACGATCTTGGTCGACTTGCCGATGAAGACGCCCATGCCGAGCACGGAGCCCTCGCGCACGATGCAGCCTTCAACGACTTCCGAGCGGGCGCCGATGAAGCAATTGTCCTCGATGATCGTTGGGCCGGCCTGCATCGGCTCCAGAACGCCGCCGATGCCGACGCCGCCGGAAAGGTGCACGTGCTTACCGATCTGCGCGCAGGAGCCGACCGTCGCCCAGGTATCGACCATCGTGCCCTCGCCGACATAGGCGCCGAGATTGACGAAGGAGGGCATCAGGATGGCGTTGGGCGCGATATAGGCCGAGCGGCGCACCACGCAGTTCGGCACGGCGCGGAAGCCGGCCTTCTCGAATTCGTTGACGCTCCAGCCGTCGAACTTGGAGGGCACCTTGTCCCACCAGGCCGATTCGCCGGGGCCGCCCTTGACGATTTCCATCGGGTTGAGGCGGAAGGAGAGGAGCACCGCCTTCTTGAGCCACTGGTTGACCGTCCAGTTGCCGTCCTCGCCACGCTCGGCGACGCGCACCTTGCCGCCATCGAGCAGGTTGAGCGCGGTCTCCACCGCATCGCGCACTTCCCCGCGCGTGGACGTGTTGATGCCGTCCCGTTCCTCGAAGGCGCGGTCGATGGTTTGGGAAAGGGCGGCGAGGTTGGACGTGTTCATCGGAATTCCTTAAACTTCGAGGCTTATTTTCGATTGTCGGGACGCCGGAAGGTCGATTTCATCAATCAGCAAAATGCTCTAGAGCAACTGCCGGGAAAGATGAAGCCCCTTTCCGGCAGATACTGTCGCACGGGCGAAGTGGTAATCCCGTGAGAGTTGAAAGCAGGAAAACGACATGGCGAGACTGAAGAAGAAGAACCTGCGTCGCAAGGATGGCGTGTGGGATCCGTTGGCCGACAGCGCGCAGGACAAGCACCGCGCCGCCGTGGTGCCGCAGACGGCGCAGACGGCCAATCCCGCCTATCGCCTCGCCTATGTCGATGACGACTTCCTCTGCCGCGAGGAGCTTCGCCCGGTACGTCTCCAACTCGAGCTGCTGAAGGTCGAGATGATGCTGGCCGAGCGCGGCATAAAGTCCACCGTCGTCATGTTCGGCGGCGCGCGCATTCCCGCGCCCGGCCAGGAAGCCTGGGCGGCGCGCAACGAGACCCAGCGCGCAAACCTTGAGGCCGCCTCGGTCTATTACGATGAAGCGCGCAAGTTCGCCCGCATGTGTTCGGAGAAGTCGGCCGAGCTGGGCTTCAAGGAATATGTCGTCGTCACGGGTGGCGGGCCGGGCGTCATGGAGGCGGGCAATCGCGGGGCGGCCGATGTCGGCGCGCCGTCGATCGGCCTCAACATCGTGCTGCCGCACGAGCAGGCGCCGAACCCCTATGTCACGCCGGAACTCAGCTTCAACTTCCACTATTTCGCGATCCGCAAGATGCATTTCCTGCTGCGCGCCAAGGCGGTCACGGTGTTTCCCGGCGGCTTCGGCACGCTGGACGAACTGTTCGAGACGGTGACGCTGATGCAGACCGGCCGCATGGCGCTGGTGCCGCTGATCCTCTTCGGCAGGGACTTCTGGCACAAGATCATCGACTTCGACGCGCTCGCCGCCTTCGGCACGATCTCGCCGGGCGATGTCGAGCTGATGCAGTTCGTCGAGACCGCCGACGAGGCCTGGGACATCATCGTGAAATTCTACGAGGCGCTGGAAGCCGAGCACGCCTCGGTCGCCGCGCACGGCTGACCAAAAAAGACGCCCCGGCATGGCCGGGGCGTTCCAGTTGGACGTGCTGCGGGCAATGCTTACTTGTCGCGCCGCTTGCCCATTTCGTCGACGGTGATGAAGCCGTCGCCGTTGCGGTCGCGCTTCTTGAACATCGCGATGGCGGCCGTTTCCATCTCGGCCTTGTTAAGTGTGCCGTTCCTGTCGGCATCGGCGCGTTCGAACATGCGCAGGCCCATGCGGTCCAGGCGCGCCTCGCGAAGCGCTGCCCGGGCGGCGTCCCTTGCCTCGCCCTCGGTCGCCTTGACCGCGCGGAAGGCCTTGCGGGCCTCCCGGAAGGCCTCGCGCTTGGCGTCGACCTCCGCCTTCGTCACCTCCCCGTTCCTGTCCGTGTCGAAGCGCTGGAAAGCCCGGTTGGCGCGGGCGAGCATCTCGCTTTGCGAGACCTTGCCGTCCTTGTCGGTGTCGAGCCGGTTCAGCATGCGTTCGGCGCGCTGTTCACCGCCCTTGCCATGGTGCCACTTGCCTTTGCCGGGACGGGCATCCGCCGTGTCGAGCACGCCGTCCCTGTTGCTGTCGCGGCGCTCGAATATCTTCTCCGCCGAGGCGAGCACTTCGGCTTCGGAAAGTGCGCCGTTCTTGTCGGTATCGGCCTTTTCGAACATCTTGCCGGCACCCGGCAGCATATAGGGGCCACCGGCGCGCAGCGCCTCGCGAGCCTTGCCCTTGTCCGCCTCGGTGGCGTTGCGAACGGCCTTGCGGGCATCCTTGAAGGCTGCGTGGCGCGCCTTGATCTCGTCCTTCGTCACCTGGCCGTTGCCGTCGGCATCGAAGGCCTTGAAGGCGGCGGCGGCATTCGTCTTGAATTCGTCGAGCGAGACCTTGCCGTTCTTGTCGGCGTCGAGGCGCTCGATCATCGCGGCATGGCGCTGGTGGTGCTTGCCCTCGCCCTTGGCGGCGAAAGCGGGCGCACTGGCCCCCGAAAGAAGAAGGCCGGCGGCGACAGCGCCGAGAAGGAGTTCCTTTTTAGCCATGGTCGTTCCTTTCATCCATCATCGTCCCTTGAGAGGGCAGGATAGGGGGAACGCCGGCTGGCGCCAGTTACAAATTGGTAATTCAACCTTTTGACCGGAAAGGGTTTTTTCCGTGTCAGGAATGGGGCCGCGCAAACGCGCTAGAGAAGGGCGTTGAGGAAGCCCGTCAGGTCCGACGTCGCATAGTCGATGTGCCGGTCCTCCGCCGTGCGCTTTTCCCAGGCGTCGGTGAATTCGTGGCTGGCATCGCGCGGGGTGAGCAGCACGGTCTTCATGCCGAGGGTCTTCGGCACGACGAGGTTGCGCGGCAGATCCTCGAACATCACCGCATGGGTAGTGTCGACCCGGTGCAGCGCCATGAACTTGTCATAGGTCGCGCCGGCCGGCTTCGGCACATATTCCGCCGCCACGATATCGAAGACATCGTCGAAATGGTGGAAGATGCCGAGCGCCTTGGCCGCCATCTCGGCATGCTTCACGCTGCCGTTGGTGAAGATGAACTTGCGGCCGGGCAGCGCCTGGATCGCCTCGCCGAGCGGCAGGTCCGGCGACAGCACGCCGTAATTGATCGAATGCGCCTTTTCCAGAAAGTCGGACGGGTCGATGTCGTGGTGGATCATCAGCCCCTTCAGCGTGGTGCCGTGATCGAGATAATACCGCTTCTGCAGGGCGCGCGCATCCTCGCGCGTGAGGTCGAGCAGGGCCGAGACATAGGCCGTCATGTTCTGGTCGATCTGGGCGAAGAGATCGACGTGATGCGGATACAGCGTGTTGTCGAGGTCGAAGACCCAGTCACGCACATGGGAAAAGTCGGCTTTGTTCGGAAGATCGCTCATGGCCCGTCTTATGGCATGGCGCATGGCCGAGGGAAACGGAATTTTCCGTCGGTGCGTTTCCCTCCGCAAAACCGCTATGCACCTTGCCGGAAATGCGTTAGCGGGCTGGCATGGAAATCTGGATCATCATCACCATCGCCGCGGCCTTTCTCCAGAATGTCCGCTCCGCCATGCAGAAGCACCTGAAAGGCCGCATGGGCACGACGGGCGCGACCTTCGTGCGCTTCGGCTTCGGCATGCCCTTCGCGCTCGCCTACATGGCGATCCTCGCCTTCGTGCTGGCAAGGCCCCTGCCGGTGCCGAACGGCACGTTCTTCCTCTGGGCGGTCGTCGGCGGCGTCGCGCAGATCGCGGCCACCTTCCTGCTCGTCTACCTGTTCTCCTTCCGCAATTTCGCGGTCGGCACGGCCTATTCGCGCACGGAGCCGGCACAGGCCGCGCTCTTCGGCCTCGTGTTCCTCGGCGAGCGCGCATCGGCGGGCACGCTTGTCGCCATCGCGGTCTCCGTCGTCGGGGTCATGGTGATCTCGGTGGCGCGCAGCGTGGTGTCCGTCCGCTCGCTCTTCACCTCGGTCCTCACGCGCACGGCCGGCATCGGCCTCATGTCCGGCACGTTCTTCGGGATTTCCGCCGTCGCCTATCGCTCGGCCTCCCTGGCGCTGGCCCCGAGCCTGCCCGCGCCGGACTATGCGGTGCAGGCGAGCTACACGCTCGTCTTCGTCATCGTGCTGCAGACGGTGCTGATGCTCGGCTGGATCCTGGCGCGCGAGCGCGACGAGCTGCCGCGCATCGCGGCGGCGTGGCGGCCGGCGCTGCTCGTCGGCTTTGTCGGCGCGACGGCGTCCTTCGGCTGGTTCATGGCCATGACATTGCAGCAGGCGGCGGTGGTGAAGGCGCTGGCGCAGGTGGAGATGCTCTTCACCTTCGCCTCCACCGTCTTCATCTTCAAGGAGCGCATCAACCGGCTGGAAGTCCTCGGCTGCGCGCTAATCGTGGTCGGCGTGCTCGCGCTCCTCGCCTACGGCTGAGCGCGCCGCCGGATCAGGGCACCAGAAGCGTGCCCGCGCCGTGCTCGGTGAAGAGTTCGAGCAGCACCGAATGGGCCGTCTTGCCGTTGAGGATGACGACGCCCTGCACGCCCGCCTTGATGGCGTCGATGCAGGTCTCGACCTTCGGGATCATGCCGCCGGAAATCGTGCCGTCCTTGATGAGCGCGCGGGCTTCGGCGACGGAAAGCTCCTTGATGAGCTGGCCGTTCTTGTCGAGCACGCCCGGAACGTCCGTCAGGAAGAGGAGGCGCGTCGCGTTCAGCGCGCCGGCGATGGCGCCGGCGAAGGTATCGGCATTGATGTTGTAGGTATGGCCGTCGCGGCCGGGCGCGACCGGGGCAATGACCGGGATCATCTCGGATTTCGCGAGCAGGTCGATCAGCGTGCGGTCGACCTCGACCACCTCGCCGACGAAGCCGAGGTCGAGGATGCGCTCGATATTGCTGTCCGGGTCGACAACGGTCTTCTTGGCCTTCTCGGCGAAGACCATGTTGCCGTCCTTGCCGCACAGGCCTATCGCCCATTCGCCCGTCTGGTTGATGAGCGCGACGATCTCCTTGTTGATCGAGCCGGCCAGCACCATCTCGACGATCTCGACGGTCTTCTGGTCGGTGACGCGCAGGCCCCCCTCGAACTTGGATTCGATGCCCATCTTGGTCAGCATCGCGCCGATCTGCGGGCCGCCGCCATGCACGACGATGGGGTTGACGCCGGACTGCTTCAGAAGCGCGATGTCGCTGGCGAACGCCTTGCCCAGCTCCGCGTTGCCCATCGCATGGCCGCCGTATTTCACCACGATGGTCTTGTTCTCGTAGCGCTGCATGTAGGGCAGGGCTTGAGCGAGAAGGCGGGCTTGGGTTTCGCTTTCGGATAGGGACATGGCGGCCTCGTGGAATTGGACGGGGGCCTGTTTAACGCATGTTTTGTGACGATGGAATGATCCGTCCGCCACATTGATGCCGGATGGAGGAAAAAGGATGCGAGGGGTCCCGGGCCGCTGGTAGGGCGGTCCTTGAGGAATAGAATGGCGCCCGACGCATTTGCACGAGTAAAAGCGTGAGGGCATGCCTATATAGGGAGAAAGCGGGGTTGCGCCCCGCGGCAATCCGTCGAACGAAGAGAGTGCGTGAACCGATGACGGCGTCCGGGCGAGAGATGAGGGAACCCTGCTGCGACGAGGTGATCGCGGGCGAATATGTGCTCGGCGCCCTGTCCGCCGAGGAGCGATGCAAGGTCGAGGCGCGGCTTGCTAAGGATCGCCAGTTCGCCGCCATGGTCAGCCGCTGGAAGGAAAATCTCGCCACGCTCGATGACGAGCACGAGGGGCTGCATCTGCCGCCGCATCGCTATCCCGCCGGCCAGCACATTCTCACCGCCACGACGCCCGACGCCGTGCTTTCCGGCAAGGTTGCCGGCGGGTGCTGGCATTCGCTGATGCTCTGGCGCGCCCTTGCGCTGGCCTCGCTTGCCGTCGCGGCCGGCCTCTCGATGAGCGCGCTGCTCGGGCCGCGCGGCGGCGGGGAGGTGCTGGAGGTCTGGCTGACCGAGGAGGGCAAGGCGCCCGTCTCGCTCGGCGTGCTGCCGGAAGCGGGCAAGGACGGGCTGGCCGTCCCGGCGGGAATGCACGAGCGCCTCGCCGGTGGCGGGAAACTGTCCGTAAGCGTCAGGCCCTCCGGCAGGGCTTTGGAGCCGGTGGCCGCGCGGCTCGATTGAGCCTTTCCATTCTTGGTATCGGCCGGCCTATCTCGGCGCAATGGCCGTGAGGATGGCGCCGCGCAGCTCGTCGAGGCCGCGGCCCTTCTCTGACGAGGTGGCGAGCACGTCCGGGTAGGCGGCCGGATGCTTGGCGATCTTCTGCAGCGTTTCCTCGATAAGGCGCGGCACGCCGGCGTCCTTGATCTTGTCGGTCTTGGTCAGCACGACCTGATAGGAGACGGCCGCCTTGTCGAGCAGCGAGAAGACCTCGTCGTCGTTCTTCTTGATGCCGTGGCGGCTGTCGATCAGCACATAGACGCGCTTCAGCGTGGAGCGGCCGCGCAGATAGTCGAAGACGAGCTTCGTCCAGGCGTCGACCTGTTCCTTCGGGGCCTGCGCATAGCCGTAGCCGGGCATGTCGACCAGCGCCATCGGTGGCAGGTCGTCTTCCGCACCGGAAAAGCCGTCCGGCACGAAGTAGTTGAGTTCCTGCGTGCGGCCGGGCGTGTTGGAGGTGCGCGCCAGGCCCTTGTGGCCGACCAGCGCGTTGATCAGCGACGATTTGCCGACATTCGAGCGGCCGGCGAATGCGATCTCCGGCGGGCCTTCCGGCGGCAGGAATTTCATGGCCGGCACGCCGCGGATGAAGATCCACGGTCTGCCGAACAGGGGCTTGTCATCCTGCGACGTCGTCTCGGTCATTGTTGCTGCCTTTGTTGTCCGGCCTCCGGCTTCCCGGTTTTGGCCGCGAAAGTCAAGCGCGGGCGCCCGCGCCAAAAGAAAACCCCGGCGCAAGGCCGGGGTTTCGTGTCGGTCGCCTGAAGCCGCGTCAGGATGGCTTCGGTTTCTTGCCGAACAGGCCCTTCAGGTTGTCGAACAGTTCGATCTTCACGCCATGGCGCTTCATGATGATCGCCTGCTGGATGATCGAGAGCGTGTTGTTCCAGGCCCAGTAGATCACGAGGCCGGCCGGGAAGGTCGCCAGCATGAAGGTGAAGACCAGCGGCATCCAGGTGAAGATCATCGCCTGGGTCGGGTCCGGCGGCGTCGGGTTCATGCGCATCTGCAGGAACATGGTGACACCCATGATCAGCGGCCAGACGCCGATCATCAGCATATGCGGCACCTCGAAGGGCAGGAGGCCGAACA
This DNA window, taken from Shinella zoogloeoides, encodes the following:
- the dapE gene encoding succinyl-diaminopimelate desuccinylase, whose product is MISANPIENLATLIRCPSVTPAEGGALTALAAMLEPLGFTVERMIAREPGMPDIENLYARIGTEGPHLMFAGHTDVVPVGDAAAWTHDPFGAEIADGEMFGRGAVDMKGGIACFVAAVARHIAKNGPPKGSLSFLITGDEEGPAVNGTIKLLEWAAARGERWDACLVGEPTNPDQLGDMIKIGRRGSVSGAITVHGVQGHAAYPHLADNAVRGVIALTDALMHPPFDAGTESFQPSNLEVTTIDTGNRATNVVPARASASFNIRFNDSWTAETVMAEIVRRLDAAARDERLRPGRDAVRYDIEWAERPSHVFLTRNNQLIASLSGAVEAITGRAPKLSTTGGTSDARFIKDYCPVVEFGLVGQTMHMVDERVAVTDLETLTVIYETFIERWFGDARS
- a CDS encoding DUF805 domain-containing protein, with protein sequence MAAAEGQRPNLTWLFFGWSGRLSRAPFALGWAFWLMLLSATLARIMTLPKEDPAFLFWAFMFFGVAIVSTVSTIMMTVKRLHDMNLPLALIICLFIPAISFFALVAFMVWPGTPGPNDYGRLPDRPKD
- the dapD gene encoding 2,3,4,5-tetrahydropyridine-2,6-dicarboxylate N-succinyltransferase; its protein translation is MNTSNLAALSQTIDRAFEERDGINTSTRGEVRDAVETALNLLDGGKVRVAERGEDGNWTVNQWLKKAVLLSFRLNPMEIVKGGPGESAWWDKVPSKFDGWSVNEFEKAGFRAVPNCVVRRSAYIAPNAILMPSFVNLGAYVGEGTMVDTWATVGSCAQIGKHVHLSGGVGIGGVLEPMQAGPTIIEDNCFIGARSEVVEGCIVREGSVLGMGVFIGKSTKIVDRATGEVTYGEVPPYSVVVAGSMPSDKTMPNGLPAPGLYCAVIVKRVDAQTRSKTGINELLRD
- a CDS encoding LOG family protein: MARLKKKNLRRKDGVWDPLADSAQDKHRAAVVPQTAQTANPAYRLAYVDDDFLCREELRPVRLQLELLKVEMMLAERGIKSTVVMFGGARIPAPGQEAWAARNETQRANLEAASVYYDEARKFARMCSEKSAELGFKEYVVVTGGGPGVMEAGNRGAADVGAPSIGLNIVLPHEQAPNPYVTPELSFNFHYFAIRKMHFLLRAKAVTVFPGGFGTLDELFETVTLMQTGRMALVPLILFGRDFWHKIIDFDALAAFGTISPGDVELMQFVETADEAWDIIVKFYEALEAEHASVAAHG
- a CDS encoding EF-hand domain-containing protein, with the translated sequence MAKKELLLGAVAAGLLLSGASAPAFAAKGEGKHHQRHAAMIERLDADKNGKVSLDEFKTNAAAAFKAFDADGNGQVTKDEIKARHAAFKDARKAVRNATEADKGKAREALRAGGPYMLPGAGKMFEKADTDKNGALSEAEVLASAEKIFERRDSNRDGVLDTADARPGKGKWHHGKGGEQRAERMLNRLDTDKDGKVSQSEMLARANRAFQRFDTDRNGEVTKAEVDAKREAFREARKAFRAVKATEGEARDAARAALREARLDRMGLRMFERADADRNGTLNKAEMETAAIAMFKKRDRNGDGFITVDEMGKRRDK
- a CDS encoding pyrimidine 5'-nucleotidase; translation: MSDLPNKADFSHVRDWVFDLDNTLYPHHVDLFAQIDQNMTAYVSALLDLTREDARALQKRYYLDHGTTLKGLMIHHDIDPSDFLEKAHSINYGVLSPDLPLGEAIQALPGRKFIFTNGSVKHAEMAAKALGIFHHFDDVFDIVAAEYVPKPAGATYDKFMALHRVDTTHAVMFEDLPRNLVVPKTLGMKTVLLTPRDASHEFTDAWEKRTAEDRHIDYATSDLTGFLNALL
- a CDS encoding DMT family transporter, encoding MEIWIIITIAAAFLQNVRSAMQKHLKGRMGTTGATFVRFGFGMPFALAYMAILAFVLARPLPVPNGTFFLWAVVGGVAQIAATFLLVYLFSFRNFAVGTAYSRTEPAQAALFGLVFLGERASAGTLVAIAVSVVGVMVISVARSVVSVRSLFTSVLTRTAGIGLMSGTFFGISAVAYRSASLALAPSLPAPDYAVQASYTLVFVIVLQTVLMLGWILARERDELPRIAAAWRPALLVGFVGATASFGWFMAMTLQQAAVVKALAQVEMLFTFASTVFIFKERINRLEVLGCALIVVGVLALLAYG
- the argB gene encoding acetylglutamate kinase gives rise to the protein MSLSESETQARLLAQALPYMQRYENKTIVVKYGGHAMGNAELGKAFASDIALLKQSGVNPIVVHGGGPQIGAMLTKMGIESKFEGGLRVTDQKTVEIVEMVLAGSINKEIVALINQTGEWAIGLCGKDGNMVFAEKAKKTVVDPDSNIERILDLGFVGEVVEVDRTLIDLLAKSEMIPVIAPVAPGRDGHTYNINADTFAGAIAGALNATRLLFLTDVPGVLDKNGQLIKELSVAEARALIKDGTISGGMIPKVETCIDAIKAGVQGVVILNGKTAHSVLLELFTEHGAGTLLVP
- the yihA gene encoding ribosome biogenesis GTP-binding protein YihA/YsxC, whose amino-acid sequence is MTETTSQDDKPLFGRPWIFIRGVPAMKFLPPEGPPEIAFAGRSNVGKSSLINALVGHKGLARTSNTPGRTQELNYFVPDGFSGAEDDLPPMALVDMPGYGYAQAPKEQVDAWTKLVFDYLRGRSTLKRVYVLIDSRHGIKKNDDEVFSLLDKAAVSYQVVLTKTDKIKDAGVPRLIEETLQKIAKHPAAYPDVLATSSEKGRGLDELRGAILTAIAPR